The Palaemon carinicauda isolate YSFRI2023 chromosome 7, ASM3689809v2, whole genome shotgun sequence DNA window GCTTCACTCTTTGATGATAAATTGCTTTTCATCGATTCTGCAGTTCCAGATGGTTGATTTCCTGAATTCTCATTTGTTTGGACATCAAATTGATGGTTTTCTTGTGTTTTCTGATTCTGGTTTACTAGGAAAGCCAAGGCTGGATTTACAATGGAAGAGTTGATGCTATCAACTACGTCTGCAAATTGTGTATGTTGAAGACTTTGGTTGGAAGCTAGTGTTGTGATGTTGTGTTCCTTCTTTAAGTGTTCTTTAAGCATTTGAGAATAAGTGAAACTCTTAGAACATAGAGTACAAACATAAGGGCGCTCTCCTGTATGTATTCTAGTATGACGACGCAGATCAGAGTTCTTGGCAAATCGCTTACCACAGGTATCACACTGGACATTCTTCTCTCCAGTATGAACAATAGTATGCTTCTTCAGCTTCCCACTCTCTGTGAATGCTGCACCGCATACTACACATACGTAAGGACGTTCCCCTGTATGGAGACGCGTGTGTCTTGTAAGGTCACTCTTCTTGATAAATGCCTTTCCACATTCACAGCAAACAAAGTTTCTCTCTCCTGAGTGTGTCTTCCTATGATTGGTCATATCACTCTTCTTGATAAATGTTTTGCCACAGTCTTGACACTCAAAGGGTCTCTCACCAGTGTGATGTCGTGTATGTACTATCaactttgatttctcaatgaaaccTGTCCCACACAAATTACACACAAAAGGCCGGTCACCTGTATGAATCATGAGATGACGTTTTAGATCACTACTTTTTGTGAAGGACTTTTCACAATATTTGCACTCAAAGGGTCTACCAAGATAAGGCCGATCTCCGGTATATAAACCAAGTTTAGCTTTTTCTCCTGTGTTGCTAGCCATCTGTCGTCTACCAATATTCTGAATGGCAACACCTGTCTGTTTACTTTCGCTACTATTTGGGACACTTTTGTTAAAGTCGGTCAGGTCAAAAATTCTTTCATCCAAGTAAGGGGCCTCAATAGGAAACTGAAGCTTTAAATCACCAGTGTCCGCTGCACCTTTGTCTGTTTGGGGAGAAGCCATTCCAAGGagattatcatcaatataaacCGGTGTTTCTTCACTCGTTCCTAGAGTCTCGTGGGGTTTAATATCACAATTTTGATCAAGATCAGTGCACTCCAGACCCCTCTTACCTTCTAGATAAATTGGCGAGTCTCTAGATAATAAAAAATGACTAACAGTATTGTTTAAATGACAATTTTTGTCATCCTCTAATACTTGAAAAGCTTTTTCCCTTTCTTCAGATAAAGATTGGTTGTGAAATGGAGATCCTTCAATGTCACTGTTCAAAGACACACCGGTGTCTTTCTCCGATATTGTGCACTCTAAAGTTTGATCAAGTATCTGATGGTCTACAAGCAAACGTTCTTTGTCATGCACTTTCATATGCCGATTAAGATCACTGCTACGGCAAAATGCTTTATCGCACACCGAACACTCAAAAGGTTTGCGACCGGTGTGGTCTCTTCCAACGTGTATGATGAGTCTATTATTATCGGTGAAGCCTAAACCACAGATTTCACACATGAAAGGATGCTCGCCGGTATGAAGCTTGTTATGTCGTCGCAGATCATAATATTTCGGGAATGTTTTATTACATTCTTTACAGACGTAGACCTTCTCCATGTTAATCTGTTCCAACCTTATGAAGTGGTGTTTCCCACACCTTACCAGGCTCTACCTGCAATGATAAAATGAAGCAAAACTTGAATAATGACAAGGATCTTAATGagaaagataattttaaccaaactATAAAAATTGCATTCTATGCTTACAGAACATGTATGAAATTTTAGAATACACAGCTATTACTTCGCTATTTTTTTAAGATccaatgttttcattatttatatttgtgtaaCCACAAGCAACCAATTAAATTTCTGACCTTCATTAAATGCTAGTAACAACCTTTGACATTCAAGTTAAGTCAGCTTTGGGAAACCAGACAGGTATCCCATTACTTAAccaaacaaggggtaaaacttCCTTCCGACTTTGTTGACAGAGGTAATTATACCAGACAAGGTTGAAGTTTAGTAATACATCAATTAAAAAGTTCAAAAATTTGATAAAGTATTACCGCATGAGAGATACAAGGAGATTATCATTGATCCCTTTTTGTGATCAATACCCGTACTgccttatactgtactgtatttagaataataataatcagaataatattgattatgataagaatgaaacatgttatttttattaataaaataaatttttgaatatacttacccggtgatcatatagctgcaactctgttgctcgacagaaaaacctacggtcaaaatacgccagcgatcgctatgcaggtgggggtgtacatcaacagcgccatctgtcgagcaggtacttagtactccaagtaaacaaagaaccaattttctcctcggtccactgggtctctattggggaggaagggagggtcctttaatatatgatcaccgggtaagtatattcaaaaatttattttattaataaaaataacatttttcaatattaaacttagccggtgatcatatagctgattcacacccaggggggtgggtagagaccagcattacatgtttacattattatgagctaagtattttgtatttcattttagcagttattcaaaataacaaacataaaataaataagtacctggtaaggaagtcgacttgaacaattactctgcctttttaagtacgtcttccttacggagcctcgcgatcctcttaggatgctgagcgacccctaggatctgaagtatcaagggttgcaacccatacaacaggacctcatcaaaacctctaatctaggcgcttctcaagaaatgactttgaccacccgccaaatcaagtaggatgcgaaaggcttcttagccttccggacaacccaaaaacaataataaaacatttcaagagaaagattaaaaaggttatggaattagggaattgtagtggttgagccctcacccactactgcactcgttgctacgaatggtcccagagtgtagcagttctcataaagagactggacattcttaagataaaaagacgcgaacactgatttgcttctccaataggttgcgtcgattatactttgcagagatctattttgtttaaaggccacggaagttgcgacagctctaacttcgtgtgtccttaccttcagcaaagcttggtcttcctcattcagatgggaatgagcttctcgtattaacagtctgataaaataggataaagcattctttgacataggcaaagatggattcttaactgaacaccataaagcttcagacgggcctcgtaaaggtttttaaatagaacttaagagctcttacaggacataagactctttctagttcatttccaaccatacgataagtttggaatatcgaacgatattggtcaaggccgagaaggcagctcgtgtttggctagaaaaccaagttgtagaacatgtagccgtttcggatgagaatccgatgttcttgctgaaggcatgaatctcactgactcttttagctgtggctaagcatatcaggaaaagagtcttaaaggtgagatctttcagggaggctgattgtagcggttcgaacctgtctgacataaggaatcttagtaccacgtctaaattccaaccaggtgtaaccaaacgacgctccttcgtggtctcaaaagacttaaggaggtcctgtagatctttattgttggaaagatctaagcctctgtgacggaagactgatgccaacaagcttctgtaacccttgatagtgggagctgaaagagatcgttctttcctcagatataagagaaagtcagctatttgagttacagaggtactggtcgaggatacggatactgacttgcaccagtttcggaagatttcccacttcgattggtagactctaagggtggatgttctccttgctctagcaatcgctctggttgcctccttcgaaaagcctctagctctcgagagtctttcgatagtctgaaggcagtcagacgaagagcgtggaggccttggtgtaccttctttacgcgtggctgacgtagaaggtccacccttaggggaagtgttctgggaacgtctactagccatcgaagtacctcggttagccattctctcgcgggccagagggaagcaactagcgtcaaccttgtcccttcgtgagaggcgaacttctgcagtaccttgttgacaatcttgaacggagggaatgcatatagatctagatgtgaccaatctagtagaaaggcatctatatgaactgctgctgggtccgggattggtgagcaaaatattgggagctcTTGGTCaccgaggttgcgaagagatctatggttggctggccccaggtggcccaaagtctcttgcatacatccttgtggagggtccattctgttggaattatttgtcccttccgactgagacaatctgccatgacattcaagttgccttggatgaacctcgttactagtgaaatgtctagaccttttgaccaggtgaggaggtcccttgcgatctcgtacaatgtcagagagtaggtccctccttgcttggagatgtacgccaaagccgtggtgttgtccgagttcacctccaccactttgccttgaaggagagacctgaagctttccaggttagacgtactgccagtagctccttgcagttgaaatgcattgtcctttgactcgagttccataatcccgagcattccctaccgtctaatgtcgcaccccagcctacgtccgatgcgtccgagaagagaacgtggttgggagtctgaacagtcaggggaagaccctctctaaggttgatatagtcctttcaccaagtcagacaagactttatctttccggaaaccgggatcgagaccgcttctagcgtcttgtcctttttccagtgaaaagctagatggtatagaagaggacggaggtgtagtcttcctagtgacacaaattgatccatggatgacagtgtccctaccagactcatccacagcctgactgggcagcgttctttcttcagcatcttctggatggatagcagggctgggggttgatcgtcttgttcagcaacgtcctcatcagagggttcctcatccgaaactgatgaggaaacggcaacggagtgggcaacgtctgactcgctgaaaccggtcgcactggtggatgcgtgacggagccggacgcaatatcatggcactgctgcacagtctgtgaactgtcaacaaccatgggtgcgcgaggaagtacagcgtcaacccgaaactgtctagactgtctgggttgtgcagtcaacaccctaccgggttgctgaggttgacgcactgcgtcacaacaagtcacctgtgctggttgttgaacgtcttcctagtgacacactgaacgtcaacaaccacctccgagcgtcgcttaacgtcaacgtgcgactggcaacccacactgggtcgcatcggtggaggaaccacctcaactggcagacgcgagtaggatacctcagcgtcaacagggcgcacaaccaaccggttggaaggttgttggccagaaggttcttctccgcatttaagtcctctatcaaggacacaagcttggactgcatgtcttgcagcaaagcccatttagggtctacgggagcaggtgtggcaacagacggggttagcgactgaggcggaaccatttaccatccctggaagccttgttatgtgtgacataatagtacagcaaaacttcaaaggctcgacaaaagttgagaagttgacctgtaaacaacttggagcgtctcctggctaggcgccagggcgagtctaccagaattgagaagtctatctgggcagaggcatgaactcccaagccgagaacttctctcgtgtcctatcagactctcacctctataagccagtttaaaagaagggaaatcaaaagctgtatccctaaaactcctcctggtgcaaaaaccagtcgcctagccaacgtaacgctctctaggagagcaagagagcactagcttaacaacaacggcttcgaagtagctaggcctagtgtaagttctgacgtttaggcgaacgaggagcagcagttacaagatccggacgaagatccttaaaaaatcatcatgatttaattaaagtccataggaggctaagcagcttaaggctcctctccaaatgacagagtcctcaaaggaatatcagtaggagggagaacagcactttctcatctacaggaaccttgtccgataaaagctaggttatctcagtgagtctctcactggtgcattagtagcagaccagaaggcaacgtcatgtaactgcttgacagtctgtgaactgtcaacaactgaactgtcaaccacaacaggtgcgtgaggacatacagcactggtacattagtagcagaccagaaggcaacgtcatgtaactgcttgacagtctgtgaactgtcaacaactgaactgtcaaccacaacaggtgcgtgaggacatacagttttcactcgagactgctttgactgtctatactgagcagtcaaaacaactctagaatgcggaggttgactcaccgcgtcaaaacaaaacaacttaggttgttgttgtaactcgcgaacgtcaacggagggttccgtgcgtcgctgaacgtcaacatgcggctggcagggtacactgcgcatgggtggcgggactctcacagctggactgcgggagaaggtagcctcagcgtcaactgaacgcacaaccgtggttggttgtaggctaacgggtgcagcgtcaaccttctccgcacgaaagtcctgcattaaagatgttaactgtgtctgcatggtctgcagcaaagaccacttagggtctacagtagcaggtgcggcaacagacggtgttactgcctgttgcggtaccgctttgcctctcttaggaggtgagcagtcgtcggaagactgcagcgagtccgaactgacccagtggctacaactgggccgttggacttgcgcggaagggaccgacttgcgcttaataagctgcgagaccttggtccatggtttcttacgagaaacctcttccgcagacgagaagtaaatgggctctctcgtctttgtgtgggtggggcgatcttgggtagatacgcccgaaaccacggagggaaacgtctgttcgttgatcaaggcctgacgaacccataagtcgttcgacattacttctcccctgggcttgggagcttgcaagaggtcccggactaggtgaacgacaggcacgaacagacgaaccctcggacgcaacactgtaacactttgcgcatatcactttatcacttcgattttctgttttgcacttatttcactgaaatcgaaacttttactgatttctacctgaaacacgcaattctacccttcattaaaaggtagtaattgcgaaaacagtcgtataatgcagctcattaatactagcaaaaacagaaaacatatataaagataaagaattcagtggctgggaaagagactaaacactagttcaaataaactacgtttacaatctctcaccgcacatagcctggggacaagaataaaaccctagaaacgttttaccttcttccccgtacagcgactagggaggagagtaacacgagaacaacgttacccgcttgaacggaacgtttttttttttttcctctctctccctccgtctctatctctctctctctttctctcttgatttcgcacctgagagaagagcccaattatatatcgtcaaaaaaacatgttatttggctaaaggaaaaaactgaaaggttttccaaataaaaagttcctttaatttagaatttaaaccatttaagctaagaaagaatgaacgaaacgtcagaatcgatttactctaactgcaaagtgaaaccgtgatacactctctctctatcgtaacgatagagcgcatgttgaacgtcctgaacgtcaacaactgcgtagtctaaaaaactaaacgttagttcatctttgaaaacagtacgaagactatcaaagaaattctttcataaaacattaaatttaaaaagttttaaattctttaaaggctaaatacgatataacgggctcaacgttgattaacttcggttccaagttaggaccgcctactatcaggaaaggtcgcatataaacaaaacataaaaatgttattttccttagtaaaataaatttttgaatatacttacccgatgatcatatagctgcatccctgctgcccgacagaaaaaacctacgggcggaatacgccagcgatcgctatacaggtgggggtgtacattaacagcgccatctgtcaagtaggtactcaagtactcgatgtcaacaaagaaccaattttctcctctgtccaatgggtctctattggggatataagagaaagtcagctatttgagttacagaggtactggtcgaggatacggatactgacttgcaccagtttcggaagatttcccacttcgattggtagactctaagggtggatgttctccttgctctagcaatcgctctggttgcctccttcgaaaaacctctagttctcgagagtctttcgataatctgaaggcagtcatacgaagagcgtggaggccttggagtaccttctttacgcgtggcagacgtagcaggtccacccttaggggaagtgttctgggaacgtctactagccatcgaagtacctcggtgagttattctctcgcgggccagagggaagcaactagcgtcaactttgtcccttcgtgagaggcgaacttctgcagtaccttgttgacaatctagaacggagggaatgcatatagatctagatgtgaccaatctagtagaaaggcatctatatgaactactgctgagtccgggataggtgagcaaagtattgggagcctcttggtcatcgaggttgtgaagagatctatggttggctggccccaggtggcccaaagtctcttgcatacatccttgtggagggtccaatatgttggaattatttgtcccttcctactgagacaatctgctatgacattcaagttgccttggatgaacctcgttactagtgatatgtttagacctgttgaacaggagaggaggtcacttgcgaactcgtaccatgtcagagagtaggtccctccttgcttggagatgtacgtcaaagcagggagttgaccgtgttcacctccaccactttgccttgaaggagagacctgaagcttttccaggtcagacgtactgccagaagcttcttgcagttgaaatgcattgtcctttgactcgagttccataatcccgagcattccctaccgcctaatgtcgcaccccagcctacgtccgatgcgtccgagaagagaacgtggttgggagactGAACAGTCAGGgcaagaccctttcaaaggttgataaagtcctttcaccaagtcagaccagactttatctttccggaaaccgggatcgagaccgcttctagcgtcttgtccttttccagtgaaaagctagatgatacagaagaggacggaggtgtagtcttccaagtgacacaaattgaaccacggatgacagtgtcctaaccagactcatccacagcctgacagggcagtgttccttcttcagcatcttctggatggaaagcagggctgggggttgatcgtcttgttcagcaatgtcctcatcagagggttcctcatccgaaactgatgaggaaatggcaacggagtgggcaacgtctgactcgctgaatccggtcgcactggtggatgcgtgacggagccggacacaagatcatggtactgctgcacagtctgtgaactgtcaaccatggggacgcgaggaagtacagcgtcaacccgaaactgtctagactgtctgggttgtgccgtcaaccccctaccgggttgctgaggttgccgcactgcgtcacaacaagtcacctctgctggttgttgaacgtcttcctagtgacacactgaacgtccacaaccacctccgagagtcgcttaacgtcaacgtgcgactggcaacccacactgggtcgcaccggtggaggaaccatctcaactggcggacgtgagtaggatacctcagcgtcaacagggcgtacaaccaaccggtaggaaggttgttggctagaaggttcttctccgtaaaaaatcctctatcaaggacacaagcttggactgcatgtcttgcaacaaagcccattagggtctatgggagcaggtgtggcaacagacggggttagcgactgaagcggaaccatttaccatccctggaagcattgttatgctttaattaaagtccataggaggctaagcagcttaaggctcctctccaaatgacagagtcctcaaaggaatatcagcaGGAGGGacaacagcactttctcatctacaggaaccatgtccgagaaaagctaggttatctcagtgagggtttcactggtgcataagcagcagaccagaaggcaacgttatgtaactgcttgacagtctgtgaactgtcaaaaactgaactgtcaaccacaacaggtgcgtgaggacatacagcactggtgcattagtagcagaccagaaggcaacgtcatgtaactgcttgacagtatgtgagctggcaacaaccaaagctgtgtggggaagcctcaactcctgactgactagtctgctgcgggcgagtggcggtaaccacagtgggttgcggaggctgacacaccgtgtcaaaacacggcagcttgtggtagctcacgcacggcaacggagtgctccgtgtgtctgtgggagtcagcatgcgtctggcagggtcgactgcgcatgggtggaggagctctcacaacaagagtgtgggagcaggcagccatgctgggcgcacaaccgtggcaggctgtaggccaacgggtgcatcgtcaaccttctccgcagtcggagtgtgggagcaggcaacaaccaaagcggagtggtggtgcgtggtggggactgccgtgggttgcggaaactaacgcatcgcgtcaaaacacggcagcttgactccaccttcccactgctgatgcggtagctcacgcatgttaacggagggagccgcacgtcggctaacgttaacatgcgtctggcagggtcgattgcgcatcggaggtggagctctccgcagccggagtgtgggagcaggcagcctcagcgtgagctgggcgcacaaccgtggcaggttgtaggctaacgagagcagtgtaaaccttctccgcacgaaactcctgcataaccgcagctaactgagtctgcatagactgcgtaaagaccacttagggtctacaaaaaacggcaacaaacggagctactgtccgttgtgactgagggtctaaaacagctggtgcggccacagacggagttactgcctgttgcggaaccaccttgcctctctagggaggtgtgcagtcgtcggatgactgcagcgagtccgaactgacccagtggctacacctaggtcgttggacttgcgcggaagggaccgactttcacttaaaaagctgcaagatttggtccatggtttctacgagaaacctcttccgcagacgaggaataaatgggctctctcgtcattgtgtgggtggggcgatctcacgtcggcaacgtgtgtagatacgcccgaaaccacggagggaaaaacgtctgttcgtcgatcaaggcctgtggaacccataagtcgttcgacattacttctcccctgggcttgggagcttgtaagaggtcccggactaggtgaacaactggcacgaacagatgaaccctcggacgcaacactgtaacactttgcgcatatcactttatcacttttgattttctgtttgcacttatttcactgaaatcgaaactttaactgatttctacctgaaacacgcaatcctatccttcattaaaaggtagtaattgcgaaaacagattacaatgcaacagaaaaacataaataaagataaagaattcagtggctggaaaagagactaaacactagttctggagagggaggtctcaaccttccggactcaccagtggtagcttatacacccccccctggaacccccccaagcggcggcgcgagccctaaaccacgcccccttgggcggagttaccagagacgagcgggttgactcggcaatggaagacacatttctgaagttgacttcggcacagaacgttctcctctttttccctcccgctgctcccaacatttgctgattttcattatcctgcactcagcaaccagagtaatatct harbors:
- the LOC137644074 gene encoding zinc finger protein ZFP2-like, yielding MEKVYVCKECNKTFPKYYDLRRHNKLHTGEHPFMCEICGLGFTDNNRLIIHVGRDHTGRKPFECSVCDKAFCRSSDLNRHMKVHDKERLLVDHQILDQTLECTISEKDTGVSLNSDIEGSPFHNQSLSEEREKAFQVLEDDKNCHLNNTVSHFLLSRDSPIYLEGKRGLECTDLDQNCDIKPHETLGTSEETPVYIDDNLLGMASPQTDKGAADTGDLKLQFPIEAPYLDERIFDLTDFNKSVPNSSESKQTGVAIQNIGRRQMASNTGEKAKLGLYTGDRPYLGRPFECKYCEKSFTKSSDLKRHLMIHTGDRPFVCNLCGTGFIEKSKLIVHTRHHTGERPFECQDCGKTFIKKSDMTNHRKTHSGERNFVCCECGKAFIKKSDLTRHTRLHTGERPYVCVVCGAAFTESGKLKKHTIVHTGEKNVQCDTCGKRFAKNSDLRRHTRIHTGERPYVCTLCSKSFTYSQMLKEHLKKEHNITTLASNQSLQHTQFADVVDSINSSIVNPALAFLVNQNQKTQENHQFDVQTNENSGNQPSGTAESMKSNLSSKSEAGESGNMSKWNTENPENTNYPTFSRVDSELLNVQSANNFTDSSLCIKEEMMPVEENN